Part of the Vulgatibacter sp. genome is shown below.
CCGCCGAGGCAGGGCTCGACGAGCAGGGAAACGCGGGCCTCGCCTGGCGCGGAGAAGTAACCCAGCAGGTCTTCGAGGAAGCTGCAGTCGATCTCGGGTGCGCACTCCAGGCGTTCTCGGCCCGTCGCAAATCGGGTGGCAAGACCGCTGGTTTCCCTCGATTCAAGAAGCGCTCCGACGCGCGGCAGTCGTTCCGGATCCGAAGCAAGGGCCGGGGCGAGAGGGCCGAGATCCGAATTGGTGCCGAAGGGCAGGCCCGCAGCATCCGGCTGCCCAAGGTCGGAACGTTGGGGGTGCGCGAGGACACCCGCAAGCTGCGGCGCATGCTGCGGAACGGGCGCGCGAGGATTTTGTTCGCCACCATCTCCCACCAGCTCGGCGGCCGCTGGCGGGTGAGCCTCAACCTCGAGGCAGCCCCGCTGCATCCAGCGCTGCAGCGTGCAAGCGACGAGGCTCGTGAGCCGGTTGGCATCGACCGGGGGCTGCAGACCTTCGCCGTGCTGGCCGATGCGAGGGGGCGGGAAGTCGAGCGCATCGACGCCCCGCGTCCGCTGCGCAGCTCGCTGCCGAAGCTGCGGCGGCTCAGCCGGAGCTTGACCCGCAAGAAGAAGGGCTCACGCAACCGCGCCAAGGCGCGCATGCGTCTCGCGAAATTCCACCAGCGCATCGGGAATGTACGCCGCCATTTCGTGCGCCGCGTTTCGAGTCGGTTGGCCCAGACCCACGGCCACCTGGTCCTCGAGACGCTGTCCACGGCGGGGCTGATGCGGACCCGACTGGCGCGCTCCCTCGCCGACAGCGCCTGGGCGA
Proteins encoded:
- a CDS encoding RNA-guided endonuclease InsQ/TnpB family protein, giving the protein MSATRHTTFCFTLQPTAAQEQVLWRHAGAARFAFNQALRLVKDALEARKVNAEVQVPWSGFDLINAFNRWKRSAEAGLDEQGNAGLAWRGEVTQQVFEEAAVDLGCALQAFSARRKSGGKTAGFPRFKKRSDARQSFRIRSKGRGERAEIRIGAEGQARSIRLPKVGTLGVREDTRKLRRMLRNGRARILFATISHQLGGRWRVSLNLEAAPLHPALQRASDEAREPVGIDRGLQTFAVLADARGREVERIDAPRPLRSSLPKLRRLSRSLTRKKKGSRNRAKARMRLAKFHQRIGNVRRHFVRRVSSRLAQTHGHLVLETLSTAGLMRTRLARSLADSAWA